One genomic segment of [Phormidium] sp. ETS-05 includes these proteins:
- the nadB gene encoding L-aspartate oxidase: MNFSAKSESHPDLPESFDILVVGAGAAGLYAALCLPSSLQVGLITKDDLPKSASDWAQGGMAAAIAPDDSPLLHIEDTLKAGAGLCDLEAVEFLASKAKDCVNSLLQLGVSFDRHQGDLALTLEAAHSRRRVLHARDTTGRAVVSTLTAHILERQNIRILSRAFALDLWLDPHSQECQGVCLAYQGNILWIRAGAVVLATGGGGQVFAKTTNPKVSTGDGVAIAWRAGAALRDLEFVQFHPTALTKPGAPRFLISEAVRGEGAHLVNDFGHRFVFDYHPSGELAPRDVVSRAIFLHLQELRSEGTGADPELGCVWLDLRPIPPDKIRHRFPNIIEVCRQWGIDVFTEPVPVAPAAHYWMGGIVTDLNCATSIPGLYAVGETASTGVHGANRLASNSLLECIVFAAELAHIQAAPGSSLPPSPLPPISPTPYQGDWSAELEKIHTLRRDVRRLVWETAGICRSQPSLNRAISEIQAWRSEFASLDVSKYILSCQPSSPVALSIPNADFEIRQWGETRNLLDVAYLILTSAAFREESRGGHYRSDFPEPEASWAVHTLVKHQSLTKSSILHSSYS, encoded by the coding sequence GTGAATTTTTCAGCCAAATCTGAGTCTCATCCCGACCTCCCCGAGTCCTTTGACATCCTAGTGGTCGGCGCCGGAGCAGCGGGCCTATATGCGGCCTTATGCCTACCTTCATCATTGCAGGTAGGGTTGATTACCAAAGATGATTTGCCCAAGTCTGCTAGTGACTGGGCTCAGGGCGGGATGGCGGCGGCGATCGCCCCGGACGATTCCCCCCTGCTCCATATTGAAGATACCCTCAAAGCCGGTGCAGGTCTTTGTGACCTAGAAGCCGTAGAATTCCTGGCCAGCAAAGCCAAAGATTGCGTCAATTCATTGCTACAGTTAGGGGTCAGCTTCGATCGCCACCAGGGAGACCTCGCCCTTACCCTAGAAGCCGCCCACTCCCGCCGTCGCGTTCTCCACGCCAGAGACACAACTGGGCGCGCCGTCGTTAGCACCCTCACTGCCCACATCCTAGAGCGGCAAAACATCCGCATCCTCTCCCGTGCCTTCGCCTTAGACCTGTGGCTAGACCCCCATTCCCAGGAATGTCAGGGAGTATGCTTAGCTTATCAGGGAAATATCCTCTGGATCCGCGCCGGTGCCGTGGTTCTCGCCACCGGTGGCGGCGGCCAAGTATTTGCCAAAACCACTAATCCCAAAGTCAGCACTGGGGACGGTGTTGCCATTGCATGGCGTGCTGGTGCGGCATTGCGAGACTTGGAATTTGTCCAATTTCACCCCACCGCCCTCACCAAACCGGGCGCCCCCCGGTTTTTAATTAGCGAAGCCGTGCGCGGGGAAGGTGCCCACCTCGTCAACGACTTCGGCCATCGATTTGTCTTCGACTATCACCCCTCTGGAGAACTCGCCCCCCGAGACGTGGTAAGTCGGGCAATTTTTTTACACCTGCAGGAGCTGCGTTCTGAAGGGACCGGAGCCGATCCAGAGCTGGGTTGTGTCTGGTTAGATTTGCGCCCCATTCCCCCAGACAAAATCCGCCACCGCTTTCCCAACATCATCGAAGTTTGTCGCCAATGGGGCATCGATGTATTCACCGAACCAGTCCCCGTAGCTCCCGCTGCCCATTACTGGATGGGGGGTATTGTCACCGATTTGAACTGCGCCACATCTATTCCCGGTTTGTATGCTGTGGGGGAAACCGCCAGCACGGGAGTCCACGGCGCCAACCGTTTAGCGAGTAATTCTCTCTTAGAGTGCATTGTGTTTGCCGCCGAACTAGCACATATTCAGGCCGCCCCCGGTTCCAGTCTCCCGCCATCTCCCCTTCCTCCTATCTCACCAACACCGTACCAAGGCGACTGGTCCGCTGAGTTAGAGAAAATTCATACCCTGCGGCGAGATGTGCGGCGTTTAGTTTGGGAAACTGCGGGCATATGTCGCAGCCAGCCCAGTTTGAACCGGGCTATTTCCGAGATTCAGGCGTGGCGATCGGAATTCGCCAGTTTAGATGTGAGCAAATATATTTTATCTTGTCAACCCAGCTCCCCCGTGGCGTTGAGCATCCCAAATGCTGACTTCGAAATTCGCCAGTGGGGAGAAACTCGTAATTTATTGGATGTAGCGTATTTAATTCTCACCAGTGCTGCTTTTCGGGAGGAAAGTCGTGGCGGGCATTACCGCAGTGATTTCCCCGAACCGGAGGCGAGTTGGGCGGTTCACACTTTGGTGAAACATCAATCTTTGACAAAATCCTCTATTTTACATAGCTCTTACAGCTAG
- the psbU gene encoding photosystem II complex extrinsic protein PsbU produces the protein MMRQLVRIVVVLGVMLFGWSGLGTAQSALAAGLNPMASPTRLLVAEAPVLNDVDEKFSQIAGKIDLNNTNIRAFRKYQGFYPNLAAKIINNAPYEKVEDILEIPGLSETQKQRLQEHLDDFTVTEAIPELVEGDDRINNGYY, from the coding sequence ATGATGAGACAATTGGTTCGCATTGTCGTAGTTTTGGGGGTCATGTTGTTTGGCTGGAGTGGTTTGGGAACCGCTCAAAGCGCCCTCGCCGCCGGTTTGAACCCGATGGCATCCCCCACCCGGTTGTTGGTGGCAGAAGCACCCGTCCTCAACGATGTGGATGAGAAGTTCAGCCAAATCGCCGGGAAAATCGATTTGAACAACACCAATATCCGCGCCTTCCGCAAGTATCAAGGGTTTTACCCCAACTTGGCTGCCAAAATCATCAACAACGCCCCCTATGAAAAGGTGGAAGACATTTTGGAGATTCCCGGACTGAGCGAAACCCAAAAGCAGCGGCTGCAAGAACACCTGGATGATTTCACGGTGACAGAAGCCATTCCCGAGCTGGTGGAAGGAGACGATCGGATTAACAACGGTTACTACTAA
- a CDS encoding adenylate/guanylate cyclase domain-containing protein, producing the protein MPTESGNRYLPLVGSNCWTIGRSEDNNLVLSDRWISRNHAMLQCTESGEFYLIDLGSRNGSFVNGRRVSIPVTLHHGDRLTFGETEIQFSCPPSEEPDPQEDPESQDFTVTAALYVRKLISVMVVDIRNFTVLTRQLDEKILSEVIGTWFRHAGNIIRDHGSWVDKYIGDAVMAVWFHNSDTASHEELLRIMRALNALHLITEDLNKRYTLPFPLRIGAGVNTGYAMVGNTGSGDRPDYTALGDTVNAAFRLESATKEIGKDIALGETTYKYFADLHNQPQLFEQYTVHLKGYDNATLTYGGLFSDLEKFCNHTHPKV; encoded by the coding sequence ATGCCCACTGAATCCGGCAATCGCTACCTTCCCTTGGTGGGTAGCAATTGCTGGACTATCGGTCGGAGCGAAGATAACAATTTAGTGCTGTCGGATCGGTGGATATCCCGAAACCACGCGATGCTGCAATGCACTGAAAGCGGGGAATTTTATTTGATCGACCTGGGTAGTCGCAACGGCTCGTTTGTCAATGGCAGGCGGGTAAGCATTCCCGTAACCCTGCACCACGGCGATCGCCTCACCTTCGGGGAGACGGAAATACAGTTTAGCTGCCCGCCCAGCGAAGAACCAGACCCCCAAGAAGACCCAGAATCTCAAGATTTCACCGTCACAGCCGCCTTATATGTGCGCAAGCTGATATCGGTGATGGTCGTAGATATCCGTAATTTTACCGTCCTGACCCGACAACTCGACGAAAAAATCCTCTCAGAAGTTATCGGCACTTGGTTTCGCCATGCGGGTAACATCATTCGAGACCACGGAAGCTGGGTGGACAAATATATCGGTGATGCGGTAATGGCAGTATGGTTTCACAACAGCGACACCGCCAGCCATGAAGAGCTGCTGCGGATAATGAGGGCCCTCAACGCCTTGCATCTAATCACAGAAGACTTGAATAAACGCTACACACTCCCCTTTCCCCTGCGCATTGGTGCTGGGGTGAACACCGGATATGCGATGGTGGGGAATACTGGCAGTGGCGATCGACCCGACTACACCGCCTTGGGAGATACAGTCAACGCCGCATTTCGCCTCGAGTCTGCCACCAAAGAGATTGGCAAAGACATCGCCTTGGGAGAAACCACCTACAAATATTTTGCCGACCTCCACAACCAACCCCAGCTATTCGAGCAGTACACCGTTCACCTCAAGGGCTACGATAATGCCACCCTCACATATGGGGGTTTATTTTCCGATTTAGAAAAATTTTGCAACCATACCCATCCCAAAGTCTAG
- a CDS encoding DUF3120 domain-containing protein yields the protein MFNHTWSTGKAEQPEANASHSTSLFLAKIFFSTEGASQPRWLFGAAVFLVSVPVFIEAPLVRHLPLVSLILTGGWVWLSLMLISHRRTEVWGDLLLGFSGSWLAGSLYWGCMRWEPLLHLPIEAIGLPMAIWCIQRRQWLVGSWFYLGSIAGTAVTDLYFYLVNLMDHWRQLMRVEPELAPPIMQSAVSLVKTPWGLGCAAVLAAVLLVTGFVGLGLGMRREKDLHWWGFSGAVLSTILVDSLFFLAAN from the coding sequence TTGTTTAACCATACGTGGTCCACTGGCAAGGCAGAGCAGCCAGAAGCCAATGCCAGCCATAGCACCAGCCTTTTTTTGGCCAAAATATTCTTTTCGACGGAGGGCGCGTCTCAGCCCCGGTGGTTGTTCGGGGCGGCAGTGTTTCTGGTCAGCGTCCCAGTATTCATCGAGGCCCCCCTAGTGCGGCACTTACCCCTGGTCAGTTTAATTTTAACGGGGGGTTGGGTGTGGCTGAGCTTGATGCTGATATCTCACCGTCGCACAGAAGTTTGGGGAGATTTGCTGCTCGGATTCAGTGGCAGTTGGCTGGCGGGGAGCCTATACTGGGGGTGCATGAGGTGGGAACCATTGCTGCACCTGCCCATAGAAGCGATCGGCTTACCAATGGCCATTTGGTGCATCCAGCGGCGGCAGTGGCTAGTAGGGAGTTGGTTTTATCTGGGTTCGATAGCGGGAACCGCAGTAACTGACCTATACTTTTACTTAGTAAATTTAATGGACCACTGGCGGCAACTCATGCGGGTAGAACCAGAACTGGCGCCGCCCATTATGCAGAGCGCAGTGAGCCTGGTCAAAACCCCTTGGGGTCTTGGCTGCGCTGCCGTCCTAGCGGCAGTGCTACTGGTGACAGGTTTTGTAGGTTTAGGTTTAGGGATGAGGAGGGAAAAAGATTTGCACTGGTGGGGGTTTTCTGGTGCGGTGTTGAGTACAATTTTGGTAGATAGCCTTTTTTTCCTAGCCGCCAATTAG
- a CDS encoding undecaprenyl-diphosphate phosphatase, with product MMGAETHINLFQAVILGMVQGLTEFIPISSTAHLKVVPVLLGWGDPGVSFSAAIQLGSIAAVIWYFWEDLTTLGISAFQALRRQKFDDKDLRVVLGIFLGTVPIVVLGLLLKFVAAEFYDNTLRSLASISIVSIVMGLLLGLAERIGSRKRNFDQLTLTDGVLMGMAEAMALIPGASRSGTTITAGLFMGLERGTAARFSFLLGIPAITLAGLVELKDLLESLGSPGSNTEILPLVGGLVSAVVFSYVAIAWLIRFLQTQNTWIFVWYRLGFGLLILGAIFAHFIPNA from the coding sequence ATGATGGGGGCCGAGACTCACATCAACCTGTTTCAGGCGGTGATTTTGGGGATGGTTCAGGGTTTAACTGAGTTTATCCCCATCAGCAGCACGGCTCACTTAAAGGTAGTGCCGGTCCTCTTGGGTTGGGGAGACCCAGGGGTGTCTTTCAGTGCGGCTATTCAGCTCGGCAGTATTGCGGCGGTGATTTGGTATTTCTGGGAGGACTTAACGACTCTGGGAATTAGTGCGTTTCAGGCACTGCGAAGGCAGAAATTTGATGATAAAGACCTGCGGGTGGTGTTGGGAATTTTCCTCGGCACTGTGCCGATCGTGGTTCTGGGCTTGCTGTTGAAATTCGTTGCTGCTGAATTTTACGACAATACCCTGCGCAGTTTGGCCTCGATCTCCATTGTCTCGATCGTGATGGGACTACTCCTGGGCCTCGCCGAACGCATTGGCAGCAGAAAGCGCAATTTTGACCAGCTCACCCTCACCGACGGTGTATTAATGGGGATGGCTGAGGCAATGGCTTTAATTCCAGGGGCCTCTCGCTCTGGAACTACCATCACCGCTGGTTTGTTTATGGGTTTGGAAAGAGGCACTGCAGCCCGCTTTTCCTTTTTACTCGGTATTCCCGCCATTACTCTGGCTGGGTTAGTCGAACTTAAGGACCTGCTGGAGTCTTTGGGCAGTCCGGGAAGTAATACGGAAATTTTGCCTTTGGTGGGGGGGTTGGTTTCCGCTGTGGTGTTTTCCTATGTGGCGATCGCCTGGTTGATTCGGTTTTTACAAACCCAGAATACCTGGATTTTCGTCTGGTATCGCTTGGGCTTCGGGTTGCTCATCTTAGGAGCAATCTTTGCCCACTTTATTCCCAACGCCTAA
- a CDS encoding AAA family ATPase — protein sequence MGDKILLFDCIEFNEPFRFVDVIYDVAFAVMDVEARGRKDLANAFLNAYLEQTGDWEGVALLSFYCSRQAYVRGKVTSFLLDDPGVSAEEKQQAHETAAAYYQLAWSYTQRGQGQLFLMSGLSGSGKSTVGKLLARRLGAVHIRSDAVRKHLGGVALDERGPDDLYTPEMTKRTYGRVLELGLMLAELGWPVILDAKYDRQQLRGEAIAAAKSAGLPLQIVYSSAPETVLRDRLRQRTGDIADATADLLPSQIAGWQPFTPEETPLVLTIDTTNPIEPQLAG from the coding sequence ATGGGGGATAAAATCCTCCTATTTGATTGCATAGAATTTAACGAGCCTTTCCGGTTTGTAGATGTAATTTATGATGTGGCTTTTGCCGTGATGGATGTGGAGGCAAGAGGGAGAAAAGATTTAGCGAATGCTTTTTTAAATGCCTATCTAGAACAGACGGGAGACTGGGAAGGGGTCGCCCTGTTGTCTTTTTATTGTAGCCGTCAGGCATATGTGCGCGGCAAAGTGACTTCTTTTCTGTTGGATGACCCGGGGGTGAGCGCTGAGGAGAAGCAACAGGCTCACGAAACGGCAGCGGCTTATTATCAGTTGGCTTGGAGTTACACACAACGGGGTCAAGGCCAGTTATTTTTGATGTCGGGTCTGTCCGGGTCGGGGAAGAGTACGGTAGGGAAACTGCTGGCGCGGCGACTGGGAGCCGTGCATATCCGATCGGATGCAGTACGGAAGCATTTAGGGGGAGTGGCGCTGGACGAGCGTGGACCAGATGACCTCTACACTCCAGAAATGACCAAGCGGACTTACGGGCGAGTGTTAGAATTGGGGCTAATGCTGGCAGAATTGGGATGGCCAGTGATTTTGGATGCCAAGTATGACCGGCAACAACTGCGTGGGGAAGCGATCGCGGCGGCAAAATCAGCCGGTTTACCATTGCAGATTGTTTACAGTAGCGCTCCCGAAACCGTATTGCGCGATCGGCTCCGCCAGCGTACTGGAGACATCGCCGACGCCACCGCCGACCTGCTCCCCTCTCAAATCGCTGGGTGGCAACCTTTCACCCCAGAAGAAACCCCCCTGGTGTTGACCATAGACACCACCAACCCTATAGAACCGCAACTGGCTGGTTAG
- a CDS encoding 50S ribosomal protein L25/general stress protein Ctc: protein MEITIECQQRPAGSKPNSMRRNGLIPAVLYGHKGAESLSLAITAKNAEKLLKEASLNNTIIDLSIPDLSWTGKTLLREVQTHAWKDEVYHLSFFAVSAQASVDVAVPLHYTGTPAGVKLAGGLLDPVMTEITLRCKPDSIPEAIEVNLSELQIGDALHVGELTLPEGVLALSEPNQVVVSVLPPQKDDTGGEGAATAAS from the coding sequence ATGGAAATTACGATCGAATGCCAACAACGGCCCGCAGGAAGCAAACCCAACTCCATGCGCCGAAACGGGTTGATTCCAGCGGTCCTCTACGGTCACAAAGGGGCGGAATCTCTGTCCCTAGCCATCACCGCGAAAAATGCAGAAAAGCTGCTCAAAGAGGCTTCCCTCAACAACACCATCATTGACCTAAGCATCCCCGACTTGTCTTGGACAGGTAAAACCCTGCTCAGGGAAGTGCAAACCCATGCTTGGAAAGATGAGGTCTATCACCTCAGCTTTTTTGCCGTGTCCGCCCAAGCCAGCGTCGATGTGGCAGTACCCCTGCATTACACTGGCACCCCAGCAGGGGTGAAATTGGCAGGTGGACTGCTTGACCCAGTAATGACAGAGATCACCCTAAGATGCAAGCCGGATAGTATCCCCGAGGCGATCGAAGTTAACTTATCAGAACTGCAAATCGGCGATGCTCTGCACGTAGGAGAACTCACCCTCCCCGAAGGTGTCCTAGCTCTGAGCGAACCCAACCAAGTAGTAGTTAGCGTCCTCCCTCCCCAAAAGGATGATACTGGTGGAGAAGGCGCCGCCACCGCTGCCAGCTAA